From one Nitrosococcus halophilus Nc 4 genomic stretch:
- a CDS encoding NHL repeat-containing protein, whose protein sequence is MRMLRRLFFGFVLLFLVLVGVGWWLWIPAPQEPPYRLVAVWGEKGTGPGQFNEPTGIAVTETEVFVADSRNARIQVFDYGGHFKRQLGGRGEGPGQLGRPMNLVIAGDELYVADYWNDRIQVFGLDGTPQRVIGHSGSGPGEFNAPGGVAIAPDGDLYVADFYNQRIQQLRADGSFIQQWGETSNPGWRAGQFIYPTDVALSPKGTLYVADGYADRIQVFAPDGTFSHKWGGPLAINLFGPFNGWFTTVTSLTVGPQGQVYVADFYNNRIQKFTSGGKFLTGFGLKDTPRHRPGTAIAVVVAPKGTVFVADFANNRVQKWRPRD, encoded by the coding sequence ATGCGTATGCTCCGCCGATTATTCTTTGGCTTTGTACTCTTATTTCTGGTACTGGTGGGGGTCGGCTGGTGGCTATGGATTCCCGCCCCCCAGGAACCGCCCTATCGGTTGGTCGCCGTTTGGGGCGAAAAGGGAACAGGTCCGGGCCAGTTCAATGAGCCGACTGGGATTGCGGTTACCGAGACCGAGGTGTTTGTCGCCGATAGCCGTAATGCCCGAATCCAGGTCTTCGACTATGGCGGCCACTTCAAACGCCAATTGGGTGGCCGCGGCGAAGGTCCAGGACAGCTGGGTCGCCCTATGAATCTGGTTATTGCGGGTGATGAGCTTTATGTGGCTGATTACTGGAATGATCGGATCCAGGTATTCGGATTGGATGGCACGCCCCAGCGCGTCATCGGCCACAGCGGTTCTGGACCCGGGGAGTTCAATGCCCCTGGGGGAGTGGCCATTGCCCCCGACGGTGATCTTTATGTGGCCGATTTCTATAACCAACGGATTCAGCAGCTGCGTGCTGATGGAAGTTTTATTCAGCAGTGGGGTGAAACGAGTAATCCAGGCTGGCGAGCCGGTCAGTTCATCTACCCTACGGATGTGGCCCTCTCTCCAAAGGGAACCCTCTATGTGGCCGACGGTTATGCCGACCGGATCCAGGTATTTGCTCCGGATGGGACATTTTCCCATAAGTGGGGTGGGCCGTTGGCTATTAATCTATTTGGTCCCTTCAACGGTTGGTTCACCACCGTCACTTCCCTTACTGTCGGACCCCAAGGCCAGGTTTATGTGGCCGATTTCTACAATAACCGGATTCAAAAGTTCACCTCAGGGGGAAAATTTCTGACCGGTTTTGGCCTTAAAGATACTCCTCGCCACCGGCCAGGCACAGCCATCGCGGTGGTGGTAGCCCCCAAGGGGACGGTATTTGTGGCTGATTTCGCCAATAACCGGGTCCAGAAATGGCGTCCGCGAGATTGA